A genomic segment from Carassius auratus strain Wakin chromosome 25, ASM336829v1, whole genome shotgun sequence encodes:
- the LOC113043180 gene encoding RCC1 domain-containing protein 1-like: MNWFGFGFDGFGQIRPADVSGQVLCKVNTPVLISDVCRSNCRVRVRASWSSRADVHHADCCSGVCVSGFASGSSEEVGRGILPQSQGCTDALISERYLTLNFTDRVECWEIQCPQHKLVWKREQDNTGHAAALPLVSGGYIMPKPPFFRPLCSKLCALSLALGSEHAVLLTSDGTVYSWGSGSHGQLGHGALTSQEEPQVLEALWGVPIRAVSAGNWHSASVSAGGDLYMWGWNESGQLGLPSRGLEEEKRRGKSSGNTGQPVNEDGKKEADVFISIQAFPALVDVPNVSEISRISCGSRHTAAVSGTGDLYTWGWGHYGQLGHGTENSTDEPTLVDYFPSHRMCVKDVICGLWNTFVSAVPKEQPPSRLE; the protein is encoded by the exons ATGAATTGGTTTGGCTTCGGTTTCGATGGCTTTGGCCAGATAAGGCCGGCAGATGTGAGTGGACAGGTATTGTGTAAAGTGAACACACCTGTCCTGAtatcagatgtgtgcaggtcaaaCTGTAGAGTCAGGGTCAGAGCCAGCTGGAGCTCCAGAGCTGATGTGCATCATGCAGACT GttgcagtggtgtgtgtgtgtccgggTTCGCGTCTGGTTCATCAGAAGAGGTTGGCCGAGGTATTCTTCCACAGAGTCAGGGCTGCACAGACGCTCTCATCAGTGAAAGATACCTGACGCTCAACTTCACAGACAGAGTGGAATGCTGGGAAATCCAATGCCCACAACACAAGCTTGTGTGGAAGAGAGAGCAAGACAATACCG GACATGCTGCTGCACTGCCATTAGTGTCAGGAGGCTACATCATGCCCAAACCTCCTTTTTTCCGTCCTCTCTGCTCTAAACTGTGTGCCTTGAGCCTGGCGCTGGGCTCTGAACACGCTGTGCTGCTGACGTCGGACGGGACTGTGTATTCCTGGGGATCTGGAAG tcacGGTCAGCTGGGTCACGGTGCTCTGACGTCACAGGAGGAACCTCAGGTGCTGGAGGCGTTGTGGGGCGTCCCGATCAGAGCAGTGTCTGCTGGGAACTGGCACTCCGCGTCCGTCAGCG CTGGTGGGGACCTGTATATGTGGGGATGGAATGAAAGCGGGCAGCTCGGCCTGCCATCTAGAGGCCTGGAGGAGGAAAAGCGCAGAGGAAAAAGCAGTG GAAACACTGGGCAGCCCGTAAATGAAGATGGAAAGAAGGAAGCGGATGTGTTTATTTCTATTCAAGCGTTCCCAGCTCTAGTAGACGTGCCTAATGTGTCCGAGATCAGCAGGATCAGCTGTGGATCCCGTCATACAGCGGCCGTCTCCG gtACAGGGGATCTGTACACCTGGGGATGGG GCCATTATGGACAGCTGGGACATGGCACTGAAAATAGCACAGATGAGCCAACACTGGTGGATTACTTCCCTAGCCATCGAATGTGCGTTAAGGATGTTATTTGTGGGTTATGGAACACTTTTGTGTCCGCTGTGCCAAAAGAACAACCTCCATCCAGACTGGAATAG